The following coding sequences are from one Desulfosporosinus orientis DSM 765 window:
- a CDS encoding acyl-CoA dehydratase activase gives MYTMGIDIGSSSSKVVILEDGVNLIAGEVIQIGTGSTGPKRVLEEALAKTGLTLADMAKIIATGYGRSSVEVSDKQISEISCQAKGVYFLVPTAKLIIDIGGQDVKAIRLDRIGGVRQFFMNDKCAAGTGRFLDVMSRVLEVDLDEMAEYDARATEPATVSSTCTVFAESEVISQLANGVAKENIIAGVHQSVASKACGLAYRCGVEEDVVMCGGVAKDLGVVRAISKELKKPVIVAPNPQITAALGAALFAYEEVMEANKLRKEV, from the coding sequence ATGTATACTATGGGGATTGATATCGGTTCCTCATCCTCAAAGGTTGTCATACTTGAAGATGGAGTTAACCTCATCGCCGGCGAAGTCATTCAGATTGGAACAGGCTCGACAGGTCCTAAACGGGTACTGGAGGAAGCTCTTGCCAAAACAGGTCTCACCTTGGCAGACATGGCTAAAATTATTGCTACCGGCTACGGCCGATCTTCTGTGGAAGTATCCGACAAGCAAATCAGCGAAATCAGCTGTCAGGCTAAGGGAGTTTACTTTTTAGTTCCTACAGCAAAATTAATCATTGATATCGGCGGTCAGGATGTGAAGGCCATTAGACTTGACCGTATAGGCGGCGTCAGGCAGTTTTTTATGAATGATAAATGTGCCGCCGGAACAGGACGTTTTCTCGATGTGATGTCACGAGTACTGGAAGTGGATCTGGATGAAATGGCAGAATACGATGCCCGGGCCACAGAACCCGCCACGGTCAGCAGCACCTGCACAGTGTTTGCCGAATCCGAGGTAATATCTCAGCTTGCCAACGGAGTTGCTAAAGAGAATATTATTGCCGGGGTTCACCAGTCCGTTGCCAGCAAAGCCTGTGGACTCGCCTATCGATGCGGGGTGGAAGAGGACGTTGTGATGTGCGGAGGAGTTGCTAAGGACTTAGGAGTTGTCCGGGCCATCAGCAAAGAACTAAAAAAACCGGTCATTGTAGCTCCTAATCCCCAAATTACAGCCGCCCTTGGCGCTGCCCTATTTGCTTATGAAGAAGTTATGGAAGCTAATAAATTAAGGAAAGAGGTATGA
- a CDS encoding 2-hydroxyacyl-CoA dehydratase subunit D translates to MTDTANMSAKELLGFYQEELYEEARQAKKEGKLVCWSASVAPSEFCVAMDVAMIYPETHAAGIGARKGALDMLEVADEKGYNLDTCSYARVNLGYMELLKQEALTGITPEKLEKSPAARVPLPDFVITCNNICNTLLKWYENLAVELNIPCIVIDVPFNHTMPIPQYAKDYIAEQFKEAIAQLEEICGKKFDYDKFLQVQEQTQRSVAQWNRIASLSGHKPSPLNGFDLFNYMALIVCARSRDCAEITFKKFADELEDNLSKGIYAFKGNEQKRITWEGIAVWPHLGHTFKGLKNLGNIMTGSAYPGLWNLSYTPGDMSSMAEAYTRIYINTCLDNKVKVLSDIISGGKCDGVIYHQNRSCKLMSFLNVETADILQQQNHLPYVSFDGDQTDPRNFAPAQFDTRIQALDEMMKQNKEGVSHE, encoded by the coding sequence ATGACTGATACAGCCAATATGAGTGCTAAAGAATTGTTAGGTTTCTATCAGGAAGAATTGTATGAAGAAGCGAGACAGGCCAAAAAAGAAGGAAAACTTGTTTGCTGGTCGGCTTCCGTTGCTCCTTCGGAGTTTTGTGTAGCTATGGACGTGGCCATGATCTATCCTGAAACCCATGCTGCAGGGATCGGGGCCAGAAAAGGCGCCTTAGATATGCTTGAAGTTGCCGATGAAAAAGGGTATAACCTGGACACTTGCTCCTATGCCAGAGTGAATCTGGGTTATATGGAACTTTTAAAACAAGAGGCTTTAACCGGAATAACCCCGGAGAAACTGGAAAAATCTCCGGCGGCCAGAGTACCCCTGCCTGATTTTGTCATAACCTGCAACAACATTTGTAACACCTTGCTTAAGTGGTATGAAAATCTTGCCGTTGAGCTAAATATTCCCTGCATCGTCATTGATGTTCCCTTTAATCACACCATGCCCATTCCCCAGTATGCTAAAGACTATATTGCGGAACAGTTTAAGGAGGCAATTGCTCAGCTTGAAGAGATTTGCGGCAAGAAATTCGACTATGACAAATTCTTGCAAGTCCAGGAACAAACCCAGCGCTCTGTGGCCCAATGGAACCGGATTGCTTCTTTGTCAGGGCATAAACCATCCCCCTTAAATGGTTTTGATCTTTTCAACTATATGGCCCTGATCGTTTGTGCCCGCAGCAGGGACTGCGCAGAAATTACCTTTAAAAAGTTTGCCGATGAACTGGAAGACAATCTAAGCAAAGGAATCTACGCCTTTAAAGGCAATGAACAAAAGCGTATCACTTGGGAAGGCATCGCTGTTTGGCCGCACCTGGGCCATACCTTTAAAGGCTTAAAGAATCTTGGCAATATCATGACCGGTTCAGCCTATCCCGGTTTGTGGAATCTTTCTTATACGCCCGGTGATATGAGTTCCATGGCAGAAGCTTACACCAGAATTTATATCAATACTTGTCTGGATAACAAAGTTAAGGTTCTTAGTGACATCATCAGCGGCGGAAAGTGTGACGGTGTTATTTATCATCAGAACAGAAGCTGTAAGCTCATGAGTTTTCTCAATGTCGAAACGGCCGATATCCTCCAACAACAAAATCATTTACCCTATGTCAGCTTTGATGGAGACCAAACCGATCCCCGTAACTTTGCTCCTGCCCAGTTTGATACACGGATCCAAGCCTTAGATGAAATGATGAAGCAGAATAAGGAGGGAGTTTCCCATGAGTAG
- a CDS encoding 2-hydroxyacyl-CoA dehydratase subunit D: MSRIEAIISELSSIANNPRKAMEDYKKETGKGSVGIMPYYAPEEIVHAAGYLPVGIWGGQKSISKARAYLPPFACSIMQSVVEMQLEGVYNDLAAVLFPVPCDTLKCLSQKWKGTSPVIVMTHPQNRKLEAANKFLAEEYRLVREKLEKILNVQITDEALNHSIDVYNENRKAMREFTDIAANYLNIIDPRKRHEIIKARFFMEKSKHTALVKELNSELKSLPVEDFTGKKVILTGIMAEPNEVLDILKENDFAVVADDLAQESRLFRIDVPAGPDPLYRLAKWWQEFDGCSLAVDTKKLRGPMLMNMVNVDKADAVVVCMMKFCDPEEFDYPIYYRQFEEAGIKSLFIEIDLEPTSFEQTKTRVQSFREML; this comes from the coding sequence ATGAGTAGAATTGAAGCGATTATCAGTGAATTATCTTCTATTGCCAATAATCCCCGTAAGGCCATGGAAGATTATAAGAAAGAAACGGGCAAAGGGTCGGTAGGGATTATGCCTTATTATGCTCCGGAAGAAATCGTTCATGCCGCCGGTTACCTGCCCGTAGGAATTTGGGGAGGGCAAAAGAGTATTTCTAAAGCCCGTGCTTATTTACCTCCTTTTGCTTGTTCAATCATGCAATCCGTTGTGGAAATGCAGCTGGAAGGGGTCTATAACGACTTAGCGGCGGTCCTTTTCCCCGTTCCTTGTGACACTTTAAAATGTCTCAGCCAAAAATGGAAAGGCACATCCCCGGTCATCGTCATGACTCATCCTCAAAACCGAAAACTCGAAGCAGCCAATAAGTTTCTGGCTGAGGAATATCGCCTTGTTCGTGAAAAGCTGGAAAAAATCTTAAATGTTCAGATTACCGATGAGGCACTGAACCACAGCATTGATGTTTATAACGAAAATCGCAAGGCAATGCGTGAATTTACGGACATAGCCGCTAATTATTTGAACATTATTGATCCCAGAAAGCGTCATGAGATTATCAAGGCCAGATTCTTTATGGAAAAATCCAAACATACCGCCTTGGTCAAAGAATTGAATTCCGAGCTTAAATCTTTACCTGTGGAAGATTTTACAGGCAAAAAGGTGATTTTAACCGGAATCATGGCTGAACCCAATGAAGTATTAGACATTTTGAAAGAGAATGATTTTGCTGTTGTGGCAGATGACCTGGCCCAGGAATCCAGACTGTTCAGGATTGATGTTCCGGCTGGTCCAGACCCACTCTACCGCTTGGCTAAATGGTGGCAAGAATTCGACGGTTGTTCTCTGGCTGTAGATACGAAAAAATTAAGAGGACCCATGCTGATGAATATGGTTAACGTGGATAAGGCCGATGCCGTGGTGGTTTGCATGATGAAGTTCTGTGACCCTGAAGAATTTGACTATCCCATCTACTACAGACAGTTTGAAGAAGCCGGAATTAAGAGCTTATTTATAGAAATTGACCTGGAGCCAACCTCCTTTGAACAGACTAAAACCAGAGTTCAAAGTTTTCGTGAAATGCTGTGA